The proteins below come from a single Salinilacihabitans rarus genomic window:
- the pyrH gene encoding UMP kinase, whose translation MKVVVSIGGSVLVPEPGADRVAEHAAVVEDLVADGCRVGAVVGGGGVAREYIGAARDLGANEIELDQLGIDVTRLNARLLIAALGEESVRAPALDYEEAGEALRQGDVCVMGGVAPAQTTDAVGAALAEYVDADLLVYATSVPGVYSADPNEDDEATKYDELTAAELVDVIAGLEMNAGASAPVDLLAAKIIQRSGMRTIVLDGTDPERIARAVRHGDHDGTDVVPAGAGEEPTYWASDER comes from the coding sequence ATGAAAGTGGTCGTTTCTATCGGCGGGAGCGTGCTCGTGCCCGAACCCGGCGCCGACCGGGTGGCCGAGCACGCCGCCGTCGTCGAAGACCTCGTCGCGGACGGGTGTCGAGTGGGGGCCGTCGTCGGGGGCGGCGGCGTCGCCCGCGAGTACATCGGCGCCGCCCGCGACCTCGGAGCGAACGAGATCGAACTCGACCAGCTAGGGATCGACGTCACCCGGCTGAACGCGCGCCTGCTGATCGCGGCGCTGGGCGAGGAGTCCGTCCGGGCGCCCGCGCTCGACTACGAGGAGGCCGGCGAGGCGCTCCGGCAGGGCGACGTCTGCGTGATGGGCGGGGTCGCCCCGGCCCAGACGACCGACGCCGTCGGCGCCGCCCTCGCCGAGTACGTCGACGCCGACCTGCTGGTGTACGCGACGAGCGTCCCCGGGGTCTACAGCGCCGACCCGAACGAGGACGACGAGGCGACGAAGTACGACGAACTGACCGCCGCCGAACTGGTCGACGTGATCGCCGGCCTCGAGATGAACGCCGGCGCCTCGGCGCCCGTCGACCTGCTGGCGGCGAAGATCATCCAGCGCTCGGGGATGCGGACCATCGTCCTCGACGGCACCGACCCCGAGCGGATCGCCCGCGCCGTCCGCCACGGCGACCACGACGGCACGGACGTCGTCCCCGCGGGGGCGGGCGAGGAACCGACATACTGGGCCAGCGATGAGCGCTGA
- a CDS encoding molybdopterin synthase, with amino-acid sequence MHVLGVLDGGAGADPLERTVDRLVDALSRRGRVGVVRYDATIADGTAAFGESAARAGGDVTYALGADGDWSACGTGLSVDDALASLATDCAYAVVVGLSPRRHPSVVVGDEDAADDALATVDSPADLDAEAVADALDARDPYETLDSLVARVKAAPGADRSGAIATFTGRVRAKDGPDDPRTESLEFEKYDGVADERLAAIREDLEAREGVHAVELHHRTGVVRDGEDIVFVVVLAGHREEAFRTVEDGINRLKDEVPLFKKEVTVEEEFWVHDRS; translated from the coding sequence ATGCACGTACTCGGGGTTCTCGACGGCGGGGCGGGCGCCGATCCGCTCGAACGGACCGTCGATCGACTGGTCGACGCGCTCTCGCGGCGCGGCCGCGTCGGCGTCGTCCGCTACGACGCGACCATCGCCGACGGGACGGCCGCGTTCGGGGAGTCCGCCGCCCGCGCGGGCGGGGACGTCACCTACGCCCTCGGCGCCGACGGCGACTGGTCCGCCTGCGGCACCGGCCTGTCCGTCGACGACGCGCTCGCGTCGCTGGCGACCGACTGCGCGTACGCCGTCGTCGTCGGCCTCTCGCCGCGCCGACACCCGTCGGTCGTCGTCGGCGACGAGGACGCGGCGGACGATGCGCTCGCGACGGTCGACTCGCCCGCGGATCTCGACGCCGAGGCGGTCGCCGACGCGCTCGACGCCCGCGACCCGTACGAGACGCTCGACTCGCTGGTCGCCCGCGTGAAGGCCGCGCCCGGCGCCGACCGCTCGGGTGCGATCGCGACGTTCACCGGCCGCGTCCGCGCGAAGGACGGCCCGGACGACCCGCGGACCGAGTCCCTCGAGTTCGAGAAGTACGACGGCGTCGCCGACGAACGACTGGCGGCGATCCGGGAGGACCTCGAGGCGCGCGAGGGCGTCCACGCCGTCGAACTCCACCACCGGACGGGCGTCGTCCGCGACGGCGAGGACATCGTCTTCGTCGTCGTGCTCGCGGGCCACCGCGAGGAGGCGTTTCGCACCGTCGAGGACGGGATCAACCGGCTGAAAGACGAGGTGCCGCTGTTCAAAAAGGAAGTGACAGTCGAAGAGGAGTTCTGGGTTCACGACCGCTCGTGA
- a CDS encoding DUF7123 family protein, which produces MSMSTTAHPSTDSKESRLKRYLHERAKDGELYFKGKFIADDVGLSPKEIGALMVKLSESCSDLEIEKWSYTSATTWRVEPA; this is translated from the coding sequence ATGTCGATGAGCACGACAGCCCACCCCTCCACGGACAGCAAGGAAAGCCGCCTGAAGCGATACCTGCACGAACGCGCGAAAGACGGTGAGCTCTACTTCAAGGGCAAGTTCATCGCCGACGACGTCGGCCTGTCCCCGAAGGAGATCGGCGCGCTCATGGTCAAACTCTCCGAGTCGTGCTCCGACCTCGAGATCGAGAAGTGGTCGTACACCAGCGCGACCACGTGGCGCGTCGAGCCGGCCTGA
- a CDS encoding site-2 protease family protein produces MYDVDPPESGPSLERIESVFAVYDVETDGDELRYYGDPLLDPEAAMRELWPAFREAGYEAQLRLRHGEYVVVAEPISIGVEGVPWTNVILFLATVGSTLFAGSQWYYIDPFANPTGMLRAWPFTVAILTVLGVHEMGHYVLSRYHRVEASLPYFLPVPTLIGTMGAVIKMKGRMPDRKALFDIGVAGPLAGLAATVVVTVIGLHLPPVHAPPELVDSTNTIEISLGYPPLLELLAAAFDQPLYRDDPTTVVHPVVIGGWVGMFVTFLNLLPVGQLDGGHVLRAMAGEFQETIAALVPGALFALAAYLYYVSGYSGNSVFIWVFWGLFATLIAAVGPAQPVDDSRLGVGRFVVGVVTFALGVLCFMPVPIAVVS; encoded by the coding sequence ATGTACGACGTTGACCCGCCCGAGTCCGGCCCTTCGCTCGAGCGGATCGAGTCGGTCTTCGCCGTCTACGACGTCGAGACCGACGGCGACGAGCTTCGATACTACGGCGACCCGTTGCTCGACCCGGAGGCGGCGATGCGCGAACTCTGGCCAGCGTTTCGCGAGGCGGGCTACGAGGCCCAGCTCCGGCTTCGCCACGGCGAGTACGTCGTCGTCGCCGAACCGATCTCGATCGGCGTCGAGGGCGTCCCGTGGACGAACGTGATCCTCTTTCTCGCGACCGTCGGCTCGACGCTGTTCGCCGGCTCGCAGTGGTACTACATCGACCCGTTCGCGAACCCGACGGGGATGCTTCGGGCGTGGCCGTTCACCGTCGCCATCCTCACCGTGCTTGGCGTCCACGAGATGGGCCACTACGTCCTGAGCCGCTACCACCGGGTCGAGGCGTCGCTGCCGTACTTCCTGCCCGTCCCGACGCTGATCGGGACGATGGGGGCGGTGATCAAGATGAAAGGCCGGATGCCCGACCGCAAGGCGCTGTTCGACATCGGCGTCGCCGGCCCGCTGGCCGGCCTCGCGGCGACGGTCGTCGTCACCGTGATCGGCCTGCACCTGCCGCCGGTCCACGCGCCGCCCGAACTCGTCGACAGCACGAACACGATCGAGATCAGCCTCGGCTACCCGCCGCTGCTCGAACTGCTCGCGGCGGCGTTCGACCAGCCGCTGTACCGCGACGACCCGACGACGGTCGTCCACCCGGTCGTCATCGGCGGCTGGGTCGGGATGTTCGTCACGTTCCTCAACCTGCTGCCGGTCGGTCAACTCGACGGCGGCCACGTCCTCCGGGCGATGGCCGGCGAGTTCCAGGAGACCATCGCCGCGCTCGTCCCCGGCGCGCTGTTCGCGCTCGCCGCCTACCTCTACTACGTCAGCGGCTACAGCGGCAACTCGGTGTTCATCTGGGTGTTCTGGGGGCTGTTCGCCACCCTCATCGCGGCGGTCGGGCCGGCCCAGCCGGTCGACGACTCCCGGCTCGGCGTCGGCCGGTTCGTCGTCGGGGTCGTCACCTTCGCCCTCGGCGTGCTCTGTTTCATGCCGGTGCCTATCGCCGTCGTCAGCTGA
- the thiL gene encoding thiamine-phosphate kinase, with translation MDERDALAALAEELEAAGDDAAVVDDLVVTTDMLHERTDFPAGTTRYAAGWRAVGASLSDVAAMGAEATAAVAAYAAPAFDREELLAFVRGARDVCERVGADYVGGDLDAHEEFTVATTAIGRTDDPVYREGARPGEVVCVTGTLGRSAAALQLFERGDADRANDLFRFEPRVAAGRALAPYATAMMDSSDGLARSLHQLAEASGCGFAVDADRVPVDETVREVVDEPLETAMTFGEDFELVVTVREADLDAAREDADVPIAEIGTVEAEAEGITLDGEPLPDRGYTH, from the coding sequence ATGGACGAACGCGACGCGCTGGCGGCCCTCGCGGAGGAACTCGAGGCGGCCGGCGACGACGCCGCCGTCGTCGACGACCTCGTCGTGACGACCGACATGCTCCACGAGCGGACGGACTTCCCCGCCGGCACGACGCGGTACGCCGCGGGCTGGCGGGCCGTCGGTGCGTCGCTGTCGGACGTCGCCGCGATGGGCGCCGAGGCGACGGCCGCCGTCGCCGCCTACGCCGCCCCGGCGTTCGACCGCGAGGAACTGCTCGCGTTCGTCCGGGGCGCCCGGGACGTCTGCGAGCGCGTCGGCGCCGACTACGTCGGCGGCGACCTCGACGCCCACGAGGAGTTCACCGTCGCGACGACCGCGATCGGTCGGACCGACGACCCCGTCTACCGCGAGGGCGCCCGGCCGGGCGAGGTCGTCTGCGTCACCGGGACGCTCGGCCGGAGCGCCGCCGCCCTCCAGCTTTTCGAGCGCGGGGACGCCGACCGGGCGAACGACCTCTTCCGCTTCGAGCCGCGGGTGGCCGCCGGCCGCGCGCTCGCGCCGTACGCGACCGCGATGATGGATTCGAGCGACGGCCTCGCGCGCTCGCTACACCAACTCGCCGAGGCCTCGGGCTGTGGCTTCGCCGTCGACGCCGACCGGGTCCCCGTCGACGAGACGGTACGCGAGGTCGTCGACGAGCCACTGGAGACGGCGATGACCTTCGGCGAGGACTTCGAACTCGTGGTCACCGTTCGCGAGGCCGACCTCGACGCCGCCCGGGAGGACGCGGACGTACCGATCGCCGAAATCGGGACGGTCGAGGCGGAAGCCGAGGGGATCACGCTCGACGGCGAACCCCTGCCGGATCGGGGCTACACGCACTGA
- a CDS encoding lysylphosphatidylglycerol synthase transmembrane domain-containing protein, protein MIAGFAGALIVLAVLLWLVGVGEVVATLRRADVDVLALVALAALGWLLAWSLALRTVLAILGIDVSVRQATAVFAATVFANNVTPFGQAGGEPVSALLISSVADTEYETGLATIVSLDALKLLPPIGFGLLGIAYYATTITLSERLETAAVALCALAVGLPAVGLALWRRRDGVASGTARGLAAVLGGLGRVIPRWRPPTAAALERRARGFVGALERVAGEPRAVAFALAYVSLGWLGLIASLWLSLAALGFGDPRLLAAAFVAVPLGSVASATPFPGALGGMEAALVVLLTPITGLPASAVGAAVLCHRFATYWLPTLLGGAAAFAFGSTARW, encoded by the coding sequence ATGATCGCGGGGTTTGCGGGCGCGCTCATCGTGCTCGCGGTCCTGCTGTGGCTCGTCGGGGTCGGGGAGGTCGTCGCGACGCTCCGGCGCGCCGACGTCGACGTGCTGGCGCTGGTCGCGCTGGCCGCGCTCGGCTGGCTGCTCGCGTGGTCGCTCGCGCTCCGGACGGTCCTCGCCATCCTCGGCATCGACGTCAGCGTGAGGCAGGCGACGGCGGTGTTCGCGGCGACGGTCTTCGCGAACAACGTCACCCCGTTCGGCCAGGCCGGCGGCGAACCGGTGAGCGCCCTGCTGATCTCGTCGGTCGCCGACACCGAGTACGAGACCGGCCTCGCGACGATCGTCAGCCTCGACGCGCTCAAACTGTTGCCCCCGATCGGGTTCGGCCTGCTGGGGATCGCCTACTACGCGACGACGATCACCCTCTCCGAACGCCTCGAAACCGCCGCGGTGGCGCTCTGTGCGCTCGCGGTCGGCCTCCCCGCGGTCGGGCTGGCGCTGTGGCGCCGGCGCGACGGCGTCGCCTCGGGAACCGCCCGCGGCCTCGCGGCGGTGCTGGGCGGCCTCGGGCGCGTCATTCCGCGGTGGCGGCCGCCGACCGCCGCCGCGCTCGAACGCCGCGCCCGGGGGTTCGTCGGCGCGCTCGAACGGGTCGCCGGCGAGCCCCGCGCGGTCGCGTTCGCCCTCGCGTACGTCTCGCTGGGCTGGCTCGGGCTGATCGCCTCGCTGTGGCTGTCGCTGGCCGCGCTCGGCTTCGGCGACCCGCGGCTGCTCGCGGCGGCGTTCGTCGCGGTCCCGCTGGGAAGTGTCGCCTCCGCGACGCCGTTTCCCGGCGCGCTCGGTGGGATGGAGGCGGCGCTGGTCGTCCTGCTGACGCCGATCACGGGGCTGCCGGCGTCGGCGGTCGGCGCCGCGGTCCTCTGTCATCGGTTCGCCACCTACTGGCTGCCGACGCTGCTGGGCGGGGCGGCCGCGTTCGCGTTCGGCTCGACGGCGCGCTGGTGA
- a CDS encoding 30S ribosomal protein S19e yields MATMYDVPADALIDALADDLAERLDEPDWAKFAKAGADRELPPEQEDFWAVRAASLLRKVADNGPVGVERLATEYGGSKGGSNRYRVAPDRRADGSRSVIRTILQQLEAEDLVETAEGEGRRITPEGQSLLDETAGEVLAELDRPELERYA; encoded by the coding sequence ATGGCTACGATGTACGACGTTCCGGCGGACGCGCTCATCGACGCGCTCGCCGACGACCTCGCGGAGCGACTCGACGAACCAGACTGGGCCAAGTTCGCCAAGGCCGGCGCCGACCGCGAACTGCCCCCCGAGCAGGAGGACTTCTGGGCGGTCCGGGCCGCCAGCCTGCTCCGGAAGGTCGCCGACAACGGCCCCGTCGGCGTCGAGCGCCTCGCGACCGAGTACGGCGGCTCCAAGGGCGGCTCGAACCGCTACCGCGTCGCCCCCGACCGCCGCGCCGACGGCTCGCGCAGCGTGATCCGGACCATCCTCCAGCAACTCGAAGCGGAGGACCTCGTCGAGACCGCCGAGGGCGAGGGCCGCCGGATCACCCCCGAGGGACAGAGCCTGCTCGACGAGACCGCCGGCGAGGTCCTCGCGGAACTCGACCGCCCGGAACTCGAACGCTACGCGTAG
- a CDS encoding helix-turn-helix transcriptional regulator: MTLVTRRRADIAVGALIASILLAGAVSAVQLSLMDGSAMGQMESAPLLHSVGPFLGSLVVASLVGGVYVLVRGQLIPDASDRATQTTGDAAEESAEIDATEGANAADPSPADAAAKPRILAVLPDDERRILEPVVESPGLTQSTVADRSGFSRSKVSQTVTDLEERGLLYREPQGRTYRVYPADDLDERA; encoded by the coding sequence GTGACTCTCGTAACCCGGCGACGAGCGGACATCGCCGTCGGCGCCCTGATCGCGAGTATTCTGCTGGCTGGCGCCGTCAGTGCCGTACAACTGTCCCTGATGGACGGTTCGGCGATGGGGCAGATGGAGTCGGCGCCCCTGCTCCACTCCGTCGGGCCCTTTCTCGGCAGTCTCGTCGTCGCCAGTCTCGTCGGAGGCGTCTACGTCCTCGTCCGCGGGCAACTGATCCCGGACGCGTCGGATCGCGCGACGCAAACGACGGGTGATGCCGCCGAAGAATCCGCCGAAATCGACGCGACGGAGGGCGCGAACGCGGCCGATCCGTCGCCAGCCGACGCGGCCGCGAAGCCGCGGATTCTGGCGGTGCTCCCGGACGACGAGCGCCGAATCCTTGAACCCGTCGTCGAGTCGCCCGGCCTGACACAGAGCACGGTCGCCGACCGGTCGGGATTTTCCAGAAGCAAAGTCAGCCAGACCGTCACCGACCTCGAAGAGCGCGGCTTGCTGTATCGGGAGCCACAGGGGCGGACGTACCGCGTGTATCCCGCCGACGACCTCGACGAGCGCGCGTGA
- a CDS encoding SHOCT domain-containing protein: MTNGRSALRTSVLVLAAVVAIPVLAMALGVSTMAIGGWGHMAAGTGAWGGAIPAVLPLLVLVGLGYVLYAGLNEGDSRRTDGALEELEVAYARGELSDEEFERRRERLREGE; this comes from the coding sequence ATGACGAACGGCCGGTCCGCCCTCCGGACGTCGGTGCTCGTGCTCGCGGCCGTCGTGGCCATCCCGGTACTCGCGATGGCCCTCGGAGTGTCGACCATGGCGATCGGAGGCTGGGGTCACATGGCGGCCGGGACCGGCGCCTGGGGCGGAGCGATACCGGCGGTGCTCCCGCTTCTCGTGCTCGTCGGTCTCGGCTACGTCCTGTACGCCGGCCTGAACGAGGGGGACAGTCGGCGGACGGACGGCGCGCTCGAAGAACTCGAGGTCGCGTACGCTCGCGGGGAGTTGTCCGACGAGGAGTTCGAGCGTCGACGAGAACGACTGCGCGAGGGCGAGTAG
- a CDS encoding DUF2270 domain-containing protein — MADSGNDEFDPTAPDQREIGREMVDDSTGLGPVMAHAYRGEIDRVGTWRQRLDETTTWAVTLMAAILTWAFSSTDNPHYILLIGIVVVTVFLGIEARRYRDYDVFRSRARVIQENLFANALDPSQGTESHDWRAELSRDYRRPTLKVSFYEALTNRLRRVYLALLGVLLVAWVFRITAFAPRQDWLTTAGIVRIPGIVVVAVVGVFYVVLLGVTFWPRERHAKGEFREGDPDDWKETDR, encoded by the coding sequence ATGGCCGATTCGGGTAACGACGAGTTCGACCCAACGGCACCGGACCAACGGGAGATCGGCCGCGAAATGGTCGACGACAGTACGGGACTCGGTCCGGTGATGGCCCACGCCTATCGCGGAGAGATAGACCGAGTGGGGACGTGGCGCCAGCGCCTCGACGAGACGACGACGTGGGCGGTGACGCTGATGGCAGCAATCCTGACGTGGGCGTTTTCGAGTACCGATAACCCACACTATATCTTGCTGATCGGGATCGTCGTCGTCACCGTCTTCCTGGGCATCGAAGCACGGCGGTACCGGGACTACGATGTCTTTCGCTCTCGTGCTCGAGTCATCCAAGAGAACCTGTTCGCAAACGCTCTCGATCCGTCCCAGGGCACTGAAAGTCACGACTGGCGAGCGGAACTGAGCAGGGACTATCGCAGGCCGACGCTGAAAGTCTCGTTCTACGAAGCACTCACGAACCGGCTCCGACGTGTGTACCTCGCTCTGCTCGGTGTCCTGCTGGTCGCGTGGGTCTTCAGGATTACAGCGTTCGCGCCGCGCCAGGACTGGCTGACAACCGCTGGAATCGTCCGTATCCCCGGGATCGTTGTGGTCGCCGTTGTAGGTGTGTTCTACGTCGTACTGCTGGGTGTCACCTTCTGGCCCCGCGAGCGCCATGCCAAGGGTGAATTCCGTGAAGGGGACCCGGACGACTGGAAAGAGACGGACCGATAA
- a CDS encoding DNA-binding protein, with amino-acid sequence MSGTPDDDDLEELRRKKMEELQERAETQGADEEAREAAQQQAEAQKQALLRQYLTDEARKRLNTVKMSKPGFGEQVEQQVVALARSGRIRDKIDDEKMKQLLKELQPEKKRFDIRRR; translated from the coding sequence ATGAGCGGCACACCGGACGACGACGATCTCGAGGAGCTCCGGCGCAAGAAGATGGAAGAGCTTCAGGAACGCGCCGAGACTCAGGGGGCCGACGAGGAGGCCCGCGAGGCCGCCCAGCAGCAGGCCGAAGCCCAGAAGCAGGCGCTGTTGCGCCAGTACCTCACCGACGAGGCCCGCAAGCGGCTCAACACGGTCAAGATGAGCAAGCCCGGTTTCGGCGAGCAGGTCGAACAGCAGGTCGTCGCGCTCGCGCGCAGCGGCCGCATCCGGGACAAGATCGACGACGAGAAGATGAAACAGCTGCTAAAGGAGCTACAGCCCGAGAAGAAACGCTTCGACATCCGGCGGCGCTGA
- a CDS encoding DUF7411 family protein, translated as MRLGLLYSGGKDSTLAALLLDEFYDVTLTTAHFGVTDDWEHARATAEAAGFAFERLQLDPGVANEAVERIREDGFPRNGIQHVHQHALERVAEEGYDAVADGTRRDDRVPTVSRAQAQSLEDRHDLDYIAPLSGFGRRAVDRLVEETLDVTVGPSEEIARADYEAELRAIIAEEDGEEAVADLFPDHEQTRVNRIHEG; from the coding sequence ATGCGGCTCGGGCTGCTCTACAGCGGCGGCAAGGACTCGACGCTCGCGGCGCTGCTCCTCGACGAGTTCTACGACGTCACGCTGACGACGGCACACTTTGGCGTCACCGACGACTGGGAGCACGCCCGCGCGACCGCCGAGGCCGCCGGCTTCGCGTTCGAGCGTCTGCAACTCGACCCGGGCGTCGCGAACGAGGCCGTCGAGCGCATCCGCGAGGACGGCTTCCCGCGAAACGGCATCCAGCACGTCCACCAGCACGCCCTGGAGCGGGTCGCAGAGGAGGGTTACGACGCGGTCGCCGACGGCACCCGCCGGGACGACCGCGTCCCGACGGTCTCGCGGGCGCAGGCCCAGAGTCTCGAGGACCGACACGACCTCGACTACATCGCCCCGCTGTCGGGGTTCGGCCGGCGCGCGGTCGACCGGCTGGTCGAGGAGACCCTCGACGTGACCGTCGGCCCGAGCGAGGAGATCGCCCGCGCCGACTACGAGGCCGAACTGCGGGCGATCATCGCCGAGGAGGACGGCGAGGAGGCGGTCGCCGACCTCTTCCCCGACCACGAACAGACGCGCGTCAACCGGATCCACGAGGGCTGA
- a CDS encoding EamA family transporter, with translation MDPGLGYSVLAAVVWGVYLFGLKQYFEGYPATTLSVCINAFAIAFYLPVTLRALSDGAAASLSDAGATHVGVVALTVCATAAAFVLFLYAIADGDVSYVAPINKVVPAFVLPIEVLVLGQLLAPLQVVGVLVATLAIYVANYRAGGLLDPFRRAARSRPAQLALLSAALFAVSDVGKRVALQELAIPTALWVPLLLAGVLVVLLPSAVRERPDDLRGDLPKFAAAGAVVALGEHTTTVAFSLVPASVASPIINTQAIVAVLLGGVLLGEEHFRVRIVAAVLAVAGVTLIAL, from the coding sequence ATGGACCCCGGACTCGGCTACTCGGTTCTCGCGGCGGTCGTCTGGGGGGTGTACCTGTTCGGGCTCAAGCAGTACTTCGAGGGGTATCCGGCGACGACCCTGTCGGTCTGCATCAACGCCTTCGCGATCGCCTTCTACCTCCCGGTGACGCTGCGGGCGCTCTCGGACGGTGCGGCGGCCTCGCTCTCGGATGCGGGGGCGACCCACGTCGGCGTCGTCGCGCTGACCGTCTGCGCGACGGCGGCGGCGTTCGTGCTCTTCCTGTACGCGATCGCCGACGGCGACGTCTCCTACGTCGCGCCGATCAACAAGGTCGTGCCGGCGTTCGTGTTGCCGATCGAGGTGCTCGTCCTCGGCCAACTGCTCGCGCCGCTGCAGGTGGTCGGCGTCCTCGTGGCGACGCTGGCGATCTACGTGGCGAACTACCGCGCCGGCGGCCTCCTCGACCCGTTCCGCCGGGCCGCCCGCTCGCGGCCCGCCCAACTCGCGTTGCTGTCGGCGGCGCTGTTTGCCGTCAGCGACGTCGGCAAGCGCGTGGCGCTGCAGGAACTGGCGATTCCCACGGCGCTGTGGGTACCGCTGTTGCTCGCGGGGGTGCTCGTCGTCTTGCTCCCGTCGGCCGTCCGCGAGCGCCCCGACGACCTGCGTGGCGACCTCCCGAAGTTCGCCGCCGCGGGCGCGGTCGTCGCGCTCGGCGAGCACACCACCACGGTCGCGTTCTCGCTGGTGCCCGCCAGCGTCGCCTCGCCGATCATCAACACGCAGGCGATCGTCGCGGTGTTGCTCGGGGGCGTGTTGCTGGGCGAGGAGCACTTTCGCGTCCGGATCGTCGCGGCGGTGCTGGCGGTCGCGGGCGTGACGCTCATCGCGCTGTGA
- the hisS gene encoding histidine--tRNA ligase, whose amino-acid sequence MYEGIKGFRDFYPEEMRAYRETIDEIEATARRYGFREIGTPAMERAQMYVDKSGEEIVEELYSFEDQGGRHVALTPELTPTVARMVVAKQQELSKPIKWYSTRPFWRYEEPQQGRFREFYQTNVDIFGSSDPSADAEILAVAGDTLTNLGLEREDFEFRVSHRDILGGLLETFEGEVDTREAIRAVDKSAKVERAEYYDLLAEAGLSYDQAEQFDDLLAVGEGNLDELVEFAGTDRIEAAVTNLQEVLSAAEDFGVRQHCTLSLETARGLDYYTGVVFECFDSAGEVSRAVFGGGRYDDLIESFGGQPTPAVGFAPGVMNSTLPLLLQRAGVWPEEALRTDYYVLRVGDTRPVAARIARDLRERGHVVETDVAGRSFGAQMNYADSINAETVVIVGERDLENDEVTVKDMESGDQVQVPVDEFPGDRTRPTYDDFA is encoded by the coding sequence ATGTACGAGGGCATCAAGGGGTTTCGAGACTTCTACCCCGAGGAGATGCGGGCCTACCGCGAGACGATCGACGAGATCGAGGCGACGGCCCGCCGGTACGGCTTCCGCGAGATCGGAACGCCGGCGATGGAACGCGCGCAGATGTATGTCGACAAGAGCGGCGAGGAGATCGTCGAGGAACTCTATAGCTTCGAGGACCAGGGAGGACGGCACGTCGCGCTCACCCCCGAGTTGACGCCGACCGTCGCGCGGATGGTCGTCGCGAAACAGCAGGAACTGTCGAAGCCGATCAAGTGGTACTCGACGCGGCCGTTCTGGCGCTACGAGGAGCCTCAGCAGGGTCGGTTCCGCGAGTTCTACCAGACCAACGTCGATATCTTCGGGTCGAGCGACCCGTCCGCCGACGCCGAGATTCTGGCGGTCGCCGGCGACACGCTCACGAACCTCGGTCTGGAGCGCGAGGACTTCGAGTTCCGCGTCTCCCACCGCGACATCCTCGGCGGCCTGCTGGAGACCTTCGAGGGCGAGGTCGACACCCGCGAGGCGATCCGCGCGGTCGACAAGAGCGCGAAAGTCGAGCGCGCGGAGTACTACGACCTGCTGGCCGAGGCCGGCCTCTCGTACGATCAGGCCGAGCAGTTCGACGACCTGCTCGCCGTCGGCGAGGGGAACCTGGACGAACTGGTCGAGTTCGCCGGCACCGACCGCATCGAGGCGGCGGTGACGAACCTGCAGGAGGTGCTGTCGGCGGCCGAGGACTTCGGCGTCCGCCAGCACTGTACGCTCTCGCTGGAGACCGCGCGGGGGCTCGACTACTACACGGGCGTCGTCTTCGAGTGCTTCGACTCCGCGGGCGAGGTCTCGCGTGCGGTCTTCGGCGGCGGCCGCTACGACGACCTGATCGAGAGCTTCGGCGGCCAGCCGACGCCCGCGGTCGGCTTCGCGCCGGGCGTGATGAACTCGACGTTGCCGCTGTTGCTCCAGCGCGCCGGCGTCTGGCCCGAGGAGGCGCTGCGGACCGACTACTACGTCCTGCGGGTCGGCGACACCCGGCCGGTCGCCGCCCGGATCGCCCGCGACCTGCGCGAGCGGGGCCACGTCGTCGAAACCGACGTCGCCGGCCGGTCGTTCGGCGCACAGATGAACTACGCCGACTCGATCAACGCCGAGACGGTCGTCATCGTCGGCGAGCGCGACCTCGAAAACGACGAGGTGACGGTCAAGGACATGGAGTCGGGCGATCAGGTGCAGGTGCCCGTCGACGAGTTCCCCGGGGACCGCACGCGGCCGACGTA